DNA from Gouania willdenowi chromosome 15, fGouWil2.1, whole genome shotgun sequence:
TATGGATTAACCATTTTccacctttctctctctctctcctctttttCTGGAACAGACATTAACGAGTGTCAGTCATCGCCGTGTGCTTTCGGTTCTACTTGTGTGGATGAGATCAACGGATATCGCTGTCTTTGTCCACCAGACCGGACTGGACCTCACTGTAGAGAAGGTACTGATCCATTCATTCACAATCATTTAAAAGAGACTCATCAGGATTACTTACGCTTTGCTATGTCTTTGGTGTAGTGATAAGGAAATCATGTGTGGTTAATGGGCACGTTACCCCTGATGGAGTCAAATGGGAGGACGACTGCAACACCTGTCAGTGCTCCAATGGAAGGGTCATATGCACAAAGGTATGTTTACAACCAGCCTGCAAAGGAAAGTCTTTGTGATCACCTGGATTACGCTTTCATTTCTGCTTTTGTTCTCATTCATATTCACTGAACTACATTAGCGGAGGgtgcagtttgtattttaaacaaggccttttttattttcaaaaagcaCAGAATCATTCAACACatacattttctttcttctttttccccTCCCCATCCCACCCTATAACTGAAGGCCAGATAACTCAATAATTACACTTAACAAGACACACAcataccaataaaacaaacaaaaaaacaataatcatcaacacaacagagatgggcaacttctatcacagcgggggccacaatatcaacattcatgtcagcatgaccaatctgagcataatacaagcttgaaaacacacatttcgtgtgtttttaaattcattttgtaaattttcttgTTAATATGGTGAATTTTTgtggtctttttgtgtatttttgttagattttttctgttctagctttttgtgtatttgttgttaatttttgtactttttgtgcattttgctgctgttttctgtgtttctggagttgtGTGCGTTATGATGTTCTTcgtataacttccaacttcatgaattacaattttgttttgggggccgcgcAGAATTAGACAGGGCTGCATGTgacccccgggccgccagttgacTGTCAATACAATAATATAAGTACAATTATATCACATCAACAAATGTCATCTGCGTTCACATTTTCCAAATAAGTCAAAAAAGGTTGCCAGACTTCATAATATTGTTGTATAGATCCCTGTGTAGAGTAACAAATGTTCTCTAGTTGATTAAAGTACTGTATGTGACCTCTTTGACCCAGCCTACATACAGTACGTGGGTGGCAATGGGTTTTTCCACTTCTGTGAAATCATCCGGCTAGCAAGAAGGGTGCAGAAAGCTATGATATTAGCCTTTTTAGCAGTGGGTGGAGTTTGCTGAGGAATGGCCAGCTCCACACAGACGACGATTTCCATAAAAAGATGCACTATAGCGTCAGTAGACACTGCTTTAGGGTGCTGTGTCTTTATCTCCCGCAGTGGTGGCCTTAAGTGCTGATATAAATATCACACATGTCTGATTGCCAACAGTTTGACAATGGGCTCTACTGATACACTGCAGCTCACTAACTGCTGTTTTTCACATGGTTTCCAGAAGCAAATTTCAACTAAGACAGTCTCTCCACAGCTACTACTCTCAtggaatgattttttttatttttgttttaaatttcagGCTTGTGACTGGTTCGAACCTCCTCTGAGCCACCACTGTGGGACCTTGAGCAATTCCCTTAAAccgcatgtgtcaaactcaaggcctgggggccaaatctgaccCTTTAGTCcttccaatttggcctgcaggagaaattACAAATGATAGAGAATATGAATCATTGTATACATTACCAACAAatacagttgtagatatctcagctcctCAATATACATGAATTGAAGGAAACGCCACAATGTTTCCTAAATCCtaacatttttctgaaattgtTCTTCAAAAATTTgccaaattaaatataaattggtcaGAAAATTAAGGAAATTTAAGTAAAAATGATAATGCGTCACTTATTGAATGGACGTTatcagtgccttacatactttatatatcatttatacacaGAAGTGTAAACTGGGACACATTAATCATCCAACCAGTTATAGAGTCTTTGTTTAAATGCTACTGAATGTGTACATTATCTAACCGTGTTGAAGTATAAAATGTGGAACAAGTAGACAAACATGAGTAAATCAGacacatgtttttttcccctctctccAGATGTGGTGTGGCCCCATGGCGTGCAAACTTGGGGCCAAAGGCGGGTGTCCTTCAGGCCAGGCCTGCTTCCCACTGAGGGACGGTCACTGTTTCGTGAAGCCCTGCCTGGACGTGGGCGAGTGCTGGCGTACCAACCCTCCACAGCCTCCCACTAAATGCCACCCCAGCTCCAGCTACCAGGACAGCAGCTCTGCTAACATCACCTTCACCTTCACCAAGGAGAACATGCCTCGGGTGAGTTACTATGGTGGACATGGTTAGGGGCTTCATTATAAGCTGTTAACGCACAGATTTTTGGAGATGAAAACCAGAAAAGCACttctcttatttttatttttgtgtttattttttggtgtttttaaaaatcaatgttgGTCACCGTTTAACCCAACGGCACCACAAGATTATTTTCAGGATAACATGGATTTGAGCTAGATGGGAATGCTGGCGACTCTGTCACCACAGAGCAGGGTCGGCCGCCAGCTGCCTAACAAGCATGACAGCTGATTGTGACAGGCATACGAGTCTGTGGTCTTCAATCTAAATGAGTGGGATTTGATCCAGATAGGCTGTGGAACATGAGGCTAAAACGGCTCCTTAGATCCTCCGTTTCTGTTCCACTGTCTATTTGCTTTTTAACCCaagttaaaggtagggtaggggaTTGTCAAAAGCTaatatgattttgaatgtagcttccccgACGACTTCGCCTTTAACCCCATCCCCTCTGtgcactcacatgcatgcgcacagctgctgcagaagatcGGCtccttttctttgttcctttttcagagcacataagatcttaatttctctcaggacacaaagacaatttcaactaaaaacttaaaaagtgtttccggaaaaaattacctaccctagctttaacgTTGGCTTCATGTGTTCTTGGTGCTCAGGATCTGACGGTGGAGGGTGTGTGTAAGCAGCTTCGACACTTGTACGTTGTGAAAAACTTCTCCTTGGAGCATTCCGTCTTCATAACCTGCGACCCATCGTTGTCCGCCAGCAACGAAATCAACGTCTGCATTGTAAGCTCCTCCTTTATCTGCCCTCAGTTTGTCTGCCTCCATCAATGCAATGCTTGGTGGAGTTAAATTGGCAATAATATGTTGACAAGACGGAACTTTAAAACTAAACCAACACATTTCAACTCTTGCATTCTTTGTAGTCAACAGACGACCATCGCCTGGATTGGAGCCCCATCAAAGAGATGACAGAGAGGATAATCGACTTGGTTAGCAAACGCAACGGGAACAACACCATCATCTCCGCCATCACTGAAGTGCGCGTGCCAAGCCCGAGCAAAACTGGTATGTAGCAAATCCATCAAGCAAAGTTTTCCACATCTAAACCCACGGATGTGTTCAACATGTCGGCAGTTTAAAAAGAATGAAAGTTTTTTGAATAATGGAGAAGAGCCGCTCCTTTTGTGTAGCTACATTTTTGTATCATGACTTTAATGAAGCCTGTTGGATACACTTATAAACCTGATTTTTCTTCATTGAAAAGCCGTTTATATTTACCTtattctaaataaatgaaatgcatGATATGAAACTAGTGACTCCTCCTCAGAAAACTGCCTTCTCTCTaattatttacacaataacCCTTGATTATACAGTAGTCTTACAGTCagtaccagggttgggctcaattacatttttcagtttcaattatgttttcaattatccatgttcaatgacaactcaattacaatatttttttatacaaatatagaaaatgataacaaaattaaaataaagcatCGACAAAAAGACACACGGCCTTTCAAGAACATAACTTCTCTTAGAATATAGGAGGTCGACgtctacatactgtacataactgcaaaatattcaaatattactattataatcatgccataattgtaattaattattaattacacaGTTACGTTTATAatagaccccaaccctggccagTACCCATGCTAAATGCAGTTTATATCtaccaaggttggggtcaattataactataattgtgtaattgataattaatcataattatgatgtaaaaaataattgtagttgtaattgaaaaaaactcTTGTTGGGGTAATCAGCAATGAGTTCTGATAATTGACTTGTCCTGGAATatctataaaaactgtaaattacaatttaactaaacGCTAAACCGTCACAGTTTTATGTCTTTGTATTTGATGGGTTACTAAGTTTTTAATAGGATTAACATGGCCACATGTTCTGGGTCTTCCTCCTTCTAGACTACCTTGTGCCGCTCCTGAGCTCCATCTTCATCGTGATGTGGGTCCTGGTGCTGGTCTCCATCCTGCTGTGGTGCATGCGCCGGCGGCGGAAACAGAGCAACCACAACGGGTCGTCGGCCAACGAGGACAACACGACCAACAATGTGAGGGAGCAGCTCAACCAGATCAAGAACCCCATCGAGAAGCACGTGGGCCTCTCAGTGGCCATCAAAGACTACGAAAACAAGAACTCCATCATTGCCAAAATAAGGACGATTCATCCTGAGGGGGATGAGGATGACAAGGAGAGGCACTTACAGAAAGGCCGCTTCGCCAAACAACCATCATACACACTGGTGGAGAGGGACGAGAAGGCACCCGTCTCCAGTCCCAATCCCAACTCCTCGTCCAAACACGCGAACTGGACTAATAAACAGGACAACAGAGACTTGGAGAcagcaaacagcatcaacaGGATGGACTACATTGTATAGCAGACAACTGTGTTGCTGTGCAACCAAGCCGTATGCCTTCACACCCAGGTGGTGGGTGAGCTGGGGGGAGCTTTGGCATGTTGTTGGTAAGCAGCCGTGTCAGttgtgaccccccccccccacagtaTTTTCAGCGATATTCCCCGTGTTAATTTAAGTTTTGACAAGCTGGCTTACACTGGCAGTGACGGTTGCTTTGATTGGCTGGAAACACAAGGCACTGGTAAACATTTCACTGTAGCTGTAAAGGTGCCCTCCTATGCATTTCATTTCCCTTTGACAACGTCCCCCCCCATGAGTGGACACCTGGAAGAGGCTTCTGTTGTGATTGTTGTACAATGACTAAAACTTCCTGACGTGTTCAACACTAGAGCTAATTATTTCAGTACCTGTTTGATTTCCTACGCGCTCTTTTTTGGAGAAAGTGCCTTTTCAGCTTTAGACTCGAGCAGCTGTCAGATGATGAGAAAAAAGATcgactttattatttatttttattttgggggttggaggggggagggggagggaatGGCTCAATGTCAGCAGTTGCTGCCTATATGAAGAATTTATGTGACAATTTAGAACATGTagatatgtacatttttttttattaatcattgtgtatatttgatttattaacttAATAATCAAGAGCCTTAAAGATATCattcctttttatttatatgttcAGTCTAGTTTGAAGGTTGTGATGGCTGTGGAAGCTTACCATCTCTTTCAATGACTGCATTTCTTTTCATTGCATTCTATTAAAGCCAAATTTCAAAGAAGACAAAAGACGGGCGCGTTGCCCCGAAAGAGAagcttttgtttctgttttctattcagttgacatttcattatttGTTGCCAGGACCTTAATTGAAGACAAGTGAGGTTAGGACAACAAACGaccagtgctgctgctgcaaggGTTTGGACACAGGGGCAGACATATTGCTTGCCATGAGTTAATACATTCTTTAAGGGAACATAAATTCTTCAGCAGCTTGTTTGACCCATTGGTACATTTCAAAGGCTGTGCAAAGCCACCTACTTGCAACACAAGTCACATCAAAAACGACACGCTAGAATTCCCATCTGCTTTAGTCAGCGTTGTAACATAAGCTAGACCGCGAGTACTTGAACAGTAGGGGGGCAATGGGAACACTGTAGAAGCAAGTCTGCTTTGTATCTGTGCACATTTcctttagaaagaaaaaaaaaaaaaacgaggctTAAAGTCAAACATGTTTTATCTCATTTGTTCACCCTTTGAGATCTTGGCAAcattttgtcctatttttgacTTTGTGTTATGAACTTGAGAAATATGTGTTGATCTGgcaatatattttttgaaagtcatatttattaaatattttgtatgaAAAGAGAATTAAAGTTGTCTTTGTTCTGGAGAATGACTGAAGAGTCTGTCTGTGATGCATCAAGCTAAACATGTCAGCACTTAGGAAGGCTTTCTCATGCACATGTGGGGCGGGAACAAGACCTGGAAGGACTTCACAGACTCGTGCTACGTCCTTCTCCAAATAAGTTTACTTTACTACTAATTGTGCTGCAGGGACTCTTCTTATACCGAGTCAATCCTGGAGACCAGAATACTGGAGCGTCTCATGATTTGTAGACAATGTGAGCCTCCGTTGGTCTGGTTTAGTTAAAAGGCCTAAAAATATCTTCATCTTGAGGAAGTGGGACGGCTCTGTTTAAGCAAAGTAGCTTAAGATAAATTCTTGCAGGAATGAGATGAGATCAGATACACCCCGtgaattactttaaaaagtcttggctgttttgttttttaaattgtggcTAGTAAAGAGCTAGCAAAGTATTTACACCATTGTGCACAAAaccatttttaatttgtttacttGGGTCAACACGTCTGTAAAACTAGTGAAATATTAGTTGAAAATGCGTTGCTATGGTGACTGAACCTGAGTTAACCTGTGAGTCGCCCGTGGTGTGAGGAATTTTGGCTCCAATGGATGCTTTCAGGGTCTGAGGCTGAGCTACGTAATGCGCTCTGGCCCTTTAAAAACACTTGTCTTGGCAATAGGTGCAGTTTTTCTTTTCCTCcccaaaaaaattactttaattgGATCTACAATATTCAGCTAAATCTCCAATGGATTTACTTTTCACTAAATTTAGCCTTAGCAATAATAAGTAGGCTATGGTAACATCTAAGGTAGAGCCAagggtcattttttttgttagagTTATGATCACTCTTATGTGCTCGATGTTGTATAGTTTCTTGGTGATCTCAATtcgtttgcacttccatgttgGGCATTAATACTTGTAGATGCGGACGATTGAAAAATCAAGTGTTTAACATGCCAAaagtttcttgtttttattaccTTCGGCGTCGACCGAAAGGCATTGTCATCAGTTCGTTTTTTTTCTGACAGTcaatattttgaggatttttcaaatgtcagaCCCAGGGTTTTCAAATGGGGACACGTTATGTTTTAAATTGCAATGACTGTTGAACACTTGGAAGATCATCTGTGACACTTTAGAAGAGTTTAAATGTCCAAGGCTAGTTTAGCGATGTTGAGCGCGCGGAGGGGAAAATCTGTACTTTTAGCAGCAATGGTTTGCTTTTTGCAACAAAGTGTTCCTAATTTCATTAAGTTCCTGGGAAAAAGTAAGAGATTCTTgagcttttttttcctgtgctTTAATTGTtgggaaaaaacagaaaataaaagacaaggaaAGATTGGGTGAAGTGTTTACCCCATAATTATCAAACTcaagttaaaaataaggatgatTCCTgttaaaatgaaggaaaaaaaaaaaaagttttccatGAACACAGTTGACTGGGTTCATAAAGAAAACAGACAGAAGTCACAGTAACATATGAAAGTCCAGTATTACAAGTAATGTTACTAATACATAAGCACCTATCACACTCACAGCATTTGGTTTAAGTCTAGTATTAAAGCAGCAATTCATCTTCCAAATTGGAGATTTATTTTAGGTACTTGGCAGCTAAGTAGTGAGCTAATTGTAAAGGAATAAAAACCCttatgacaaaaatgcacatttgaGAAAAGGGGTGATGACACACAACTGGAAATAACAATCAATCACAAAAGAACTTCAGCAGAAAATCTGGACAGTTTTCAGACACGTAGGAGCCAGTGTTTCAGCCTGAAAGCAATGACGTACAGCATGGCTCCCGCCTGTCTCAAAACCCCAATCTTTAAAACTAAACACAATCTAAAATCCAAATGAATATTTTCATCTCTCTTTTGAGTTTCTTGGTCACGACTAAAGTGGGGAGGCAACATCTGATTCCAGCCTTTGACTGAACGTAACTCAAATGCTTGTGTATCAAATGTAATCATGTGCTTTGGCATTTGATGGGCACGTGTGTGCAGCACATGTGAAAACAGTAGATACAGCAGTGACACGCACAAATGCAAGTCATTTGAGGCGACCGCATGAACAACATGGGTTAAAGATGGAGCTCCACAGAATATCACGTCTATCAGAGTGGCGTCAGGCTTCTTTGCTCGAGCTCGACTCCCCCTTCCCCCCCTCCCTTCCTCAGGATCTCTTCAGTCGTCGCAATCTCGAGGTTCTGGGCACATTCTCATTCCTCTCCTCTGCAAGTGTGGATCTGGAACCAATAGAGGAGCACAAAGATGTAGGCTTGACAGATAGACCCCTCAGACTTGCGGCCAGCCTGTTTTGGTTTGTCTGAGCCGCGTTATTGCTTGTGAGGGGGAGCCTTTGGGCCCGTTTCCCTGGAGTAAGCAGCTCTACTTCCACTGTGGTTTTCTTGCACTCTGAGACAGGGAAAGCCTTGGACTCTGCCTTGGCTTGGATTGGAAGGAGGAGGTCATGCTTGGCTGTTAGTGAGGAGCAGTCGGTGGAGAGGGTCTGTATTGTCTCTGGAGGACCTCCAAGGCATGTTCTCTTGGCCATCTGTGAGTCTGGGTCTTCCCCGGCATCGCTCAGCTTGCGCCTCTTGCAAGTGTCCTGCTTGACTTCATGAGCTAAGGCCTCAATTCCACTGGTGCTCGTTTGCCACCCATGTTTGTCAGTGGTCCCAGTCTGTTCCCCCTCTTCACTGAGAGTGGTGGAGCTAGATATTATCTCTGTGTTTGCTTCTGACTCCTGATATTTAGGATTTGTTCTTTGGATTTTGGGACAGGAGCTCTGTTCATTCTGCTGCTTAACTGTGGAAGAGCCACAACGCTCTTGATGGGTATGAGCTTGTTTggctctaaaaaacaaaaaaaacaatgtaaatgaaGATACTTTGGTGTATGTTGTACATTTGAGGACATCCTCAGGTATCAGAGTGAAGTATCAGGTATCAGACCTCTGTCAAATCTAACGGCctcacttattttatttattggtttattaaACAGGAACAGTGTACAATAAGATCCATATAGAAAATTAACCAGATTTGGCCAGAATACTATTTTTTTATCtccctggacagaatgttcaaatgtcaccctcaaaaaaaaaaagcacgatCAAATGGCACGGCCTCaggctacaaaataaaagttatcaGACTTAACAGTCTCAGACCTTAAAACTAAGGCTGCTTAATTAATTTCGATTTTCAGTtccaaaaataatataattgaaaaaaaaaaaaaaaaaagaatatatatatatttttttttccttatgcatatgttttattaactaaataaaacaaacccactatttcggacatctacaaataataaagcttggcacacacatgttattaatactaactttgagttgtttaatccacatacatgcaagctcctcccctccaccccgccccgcccctctcagagccaaagctagcctgcaggctaacgcgaggaaagttgttgctcgtggtcttgaaacattgcaggagaaacgcagcaaaaacactttgttcacttttgcacaagtGTTTACtaacttgattttagtgtttcaaggtttttatttatgtttaaagaatatattttatgtttttctgtaaaaaaaaataactttttggttgacaaataatcgtttgaataatcgtgactaaaataatcgtgattatttttttttttctataatccaGCAGCTCTACTTAAAATACgacatggtgttttattttgaaggaacaaAAAGTACACATGACAAAGTAAggtaaaatgttgttttttccttttattttttcaaagttaaaatataacgtattatttgattaataaatacatagttaagtCAAACGTTAATATAGCttaacctttcaaaataaacactttcaaCTCACTCTCGTATccgaagcagcacatattgatgatgtcatgtgaaTTCCCGGTTTCTTCAAAGCACGACGTTGTGTCgcgagtctgatgacttttattttgaagcctgaggccgtgtcATTTGACGGTGCTTGGTTTGACGCGCGAGACCGTCGGATtcgacagaggttttcctgacaCCTGAGGATGTCTTAAAACACACACCGTATTGGTGAGGGAGTGCACGTCTGAAATGATTATCATACTCACATCTTTTGAAGTGTCATTTTCTTTGCTGTGGTTGAACAGTTTAAATCACCTCCTCCGACACTGGGAAAATATTCGGATCGGCTTTGTTCACTCACTTTGGTCTAGAAAAGCAAACAGAATTGgagcaaaaatattatttttggcaTGAGCGGGACAGGCTCATCCTCACAAAGGCTGAGTCAGCATCTACTTACGTTGGACATCAAACACAAATGATTGCGTGACTTCAACTAATCAGAGAACCGGTTTCATTGTGTGTTCACCTCAAGCTCCTCGTTGAATGGGGAGggtttttacagcttatttcacacggaaaataaaaaaaaaaaaaaaaaaaaaaaaaaaaaaagcagtgtgTGTGGCCACTAGTAAGAAGTGTAAACCGTAAGGTTGGGCAATAAAAAAGATATAATGTCCACCTCTAGCCGGAGAGCTTCAAATGATTCAAACGTGTAATCAAAAGTTATTATAGCTACAGATGAAGGCGACTCGCTGAGGCACAACCAGAAACAAGTGCAAATATTGGATCTCGCCATGAACGCCCTCGACAGGCCACCAATAAAGGATAATTACAGGTCTGTGCCAGAGATGAACGACAACAGTGGAAAGAACGGACACTGAGCGAACTGGAGCAGAACCTACTGGTTGAGAGCTCGTGAGTTCATTGTAAAATtcagtttattaaaataaatggacTGTGACATTAGTATAGAAGAGAAAACATTAGCTTCGGCCATGTTTTCTTAAGATCTGCAGTTGAACTAAAACTAGCGTAGCAGCGACTTGTTGCTGTAGTCTATTATGGTTACATGTATTATTGTGCACATTGTAGAGCACATTCTACTGTAATATTAGATTCATGCTGTCACAAACCCAAAAACACAGATACAGGCTTTTAGTTTGATGGGTGGACCGAGGCTGAAGTACCTGCATTAAGCTGACCCTAATGGATGAAGTATATTGTACATATCCTACAGGCAGAATAATGTACATGTGTTAAAGAGTAATGAGGTATTTGGACTATTAATGGGACCACAATGTCCAAAACTAAATTAATACCACTAATTCAGAAAAATTGCTAAAGGTTGATATCAGCTAAAAAGTGAATTCAAACACGTTAAACTAATTGGAGGAATCTGCAAAGTAAGGTAAGACATATTTTTAAAGCCAATTTTCTTTGAATTTTATCTGACATCTAACTAATTTAGATATCATTTTCTCATAAAGACTCCATGGAACTGATGCACATATTAGTTTAGGTAtatgattcattttttattttcatttctttcttttttttctagacATGATCGAACAAAAAATGGTtttataaacaaagaaaaaaaaaaaagagttagccaaaaaaacaaaaaaaaagggacaCAGTTAAAAAACACATCCTAGATCTTATTACATGAAATAGGTCAGTTGAAAatctaggaaaaaaaaaaaaaagcactgtttgatttgatttgatttgtttttgtcttttttttttttttttttagaacaatttggGTATTGTTACATTTCAGGCCATTGTTACATACCAGGCTCTAACCAGCCCTTCCATATCTCCTGGTTTACTGGCCTGTTTCCTGGTTCCTCCTCCATGTCCATGACCCTGTGCTGACACTGACAGACAGTAAATAATCTTTCCACAGCGTGTATTGATGAGCTGCACTACCTGAGTAACTTCTATACAACGGGTTGTACAGGAGTTTAGACAGATGTGTGATCACCACCAGCAGAACCATTCCTTAGAGGACTCATCTCAATAATGACTTCTCATTTACACCTGTTGTCTGAACCATTTGCACAACAGCAGGTGGAATTGATCAGTGTAGCTTCCTAACTGGACAGATTCATTCACTAGAAGTGTGACTGACTATTGTGTTGTTTAAGTGTCGCCTTTGTTTTTTGAGGAGCAGTGTATAAATGTTGACACTTCATCCTGCTCTACATTTTGTAGCTTTCAAAGAGCCGAACTGACAACGGTAATACATTTAGtacattgaattgaattaaaatatatatatatatatatatataagttccTAAAGTATAAGTGTGCTGTATCTTG
Protein-coding regions in this window:
- the slx4ip gene encoding protein SLX4IP isoform X1; this encodes MAPRKFVIKCGNFAVLVDLHILPLGGQEEVSWFTTDHIEEVTALVRVAVDQRARQYTEFLQNRRRVKQKKDLPPASAFFAKGGNFHLVANFVRRHSNLRCLCEQDLRVFPERYLVCVSCPEEALAQQRNPSVAATKVSEQSRSEYFPSVGGGDLNCSTTAKKMTLQKIAKQAHTHQERCGSSTVKQQNEQSSCPKIQRTNPKYQESEANTEIISSSTTLSEEGEQTGTTDKHGWQTSTSGIEALAHEVKQDTCKRRKLSDAGEDPDSQMAKRTCLGGPPETIQTLSTDCSSLTAKHDLLLPIQAKAESKAFPVSECKKTTVEVELLTPGKRAQRLPLTSNNAAQTNQNRLAASLRGLSVKPTSLCSSIGSRSTLAEERNENVPRTSRLRRLKRS
- the slx4ip gene encoding protein SLX4IP isoform X2 — its product is MAPRKFVIKCGNFAVLVDLHILPLGGQEEVSWFTTDHIEEVTALVRVAVDQRARQYTEFLQNRRRVKQKKDLPPASAFFAKDLRVFPERYLVCVSCPEEALAQQRNPSVAATKVSEQSRSEYFPSVGGGDLNCSTTAKKMTLQKIAKQAHTHQERCGSSTVKQQNEQSSCPKIQRTNPKYQESEANTEIISSSTTLSEEGEQTGTTDKHGWQTSTSGIEALAHEVKQDTCKRRKLSDAGEDPDSQMAKRTCLGGPPETIQTLSTDCSSLTAKHDLLLPIQAKAESKAFPVSECKKTTVEVELLTPGKRAQRLPLTSNNAAQTNQNRLAASLRGLSVKPTSLCSSIGSRSTLAEERNENVPRTSRLRRLKRS